The nucleotide sequence ttttGACTATCATGTCTCCTTGATCCCTGACTATCATGACTTTATCGAACCCATCATTATATACTGTATCATCGTTAAATTTTGATCTCGAAATTTTATATAATGATACATTATATCTTAATCATTACATCATCGTAAAGAAACGAACGTTGTTGCTTAGACTTAGCACTTTGTTTGGATCATAAAATAAGTCATATTAATGATTATTAACACTCAATTGTCCGCAAATTAATAGGCCCAGCGATAGATATCCAACTATTATCCAAGAACATAGTGCTTAGATCCGACAGATTTCCAAGAACTTGGGCTGTTGGCCCACCTATATAATGGAATCCAACTATCCAAGTGACTAGGTCCCATAGTGAACTGAAGGACTACTTACGGACAGCGGACGTGCCAAGATACATGTGAACCAAGTGCCACGCACTCAAGACGAGTATCTGCCCGTAGATACGCTCCAATATGAAAGTCCACGTGGATCACCAATGTTAAAAGACACTCCAAAGGTCTCGTCAGACCTGTACCTTCCGAACGGCATAGTTAATGTCGTGCATCCATATCGAACAGCTTCATGTTATCCTTCACGTGGCCACTCCTTTGCGTGGCATCCCCTCCCTCCTTACCATTCGTCCCTATCATAATCCATCATCTCATCCCTTTTATACCCAAATGTGATGCAAGGCTCCAACAATTGCATCAAACTTTATtggtcaaaaataaaaaaaaataaaaaagcacTCCATTAAAAATAAATAGATCAATCAATCAAATAACATCTCATACaaatttttatatctatttttttcacattattatattaaaatatttttttaaaaaaatataaaagttattatgcaagaaattattaaataattactataatattataataatatactAATTTACAATATTATAATAATACTGAATTAATTAGTATAAGtgacaataaaattaaaaattaaattatttcaaaaaaaaaataggattATCTTTTTGACGATTTATAAAATTTAGGTTCTTTTTGCAATTTTGTTCGTATCTTGGTTTTTACTTTTTCTATTTTGTAAGGATCATGACAACGTGTTTTAGTGAGCGAAAATAAACTCAACGGGCCCCACCACCGATAATCCCCATAATGTTTACATTGAAATGGTCATGTGCACAGGATGACGTGTCCCTCGACAAGGCAAGTTCACGTCCgcgattcactctcctttctccATGTGTCCACCGCGACCACCGAGCGCTTTAACTCCCGCCTCCGTTATCTTCCATCCCGTCGACTCGGCGCCGGATGCAGCTCCAAAATTTTGTCTGTTTCGCTCTCGTACCGCCACGACGCCGTCGGATACGGACCCCGAGATATTCTTAAACGGAGGTTAGATTCTGACGCAACCACGGTCGCCTCCTTCCCCGTAATTTAAAGCCTAGTCTCGTAGATCAACAAGCAAGGGAGGACACGACGGCCGGCAGCTATGATGGTGGGAAGAGGGATTAGTTTTCTCAATCCGACGGTCCATGTTCCCCCGGTCGTGGTTCTCGACGATCTGGCGGCCGGgaacttcctctcctctcccctTCCCGTCAGCGGCGTCACCGCCGCCGGCGACTGCCTTCCCTTCGACGAAGTCACGCTGGCGGCCATGCAGTTCTACCTAGACCGCGAGGAAGGAGCCGGCTCCGTCACCGACGCGCCGCCGGTGGTGGACGCGTACGCGTCGGATGAGTTCAGGATGTACGACTTCAAGGTGAAGTTGTGCGGCCGCGGGCGGTCGCACGACTGGGCCGAGTGTCCCTTCGCGCACCCGGGCGAGAAAGCGCGCCGACGGGACCTGCGGAAGCACTGCTACTCCGGCGCTCCCTGCCCGGACTTCCGCAAGCCCGACGGTTGCAAGCGCGGCGATGGCTGCGAGCTAGCGCACGGGGTGTTCGAGTGTTGGCTTCACCCGGACCGTTACCGGACCCAGCCCTGCAAGGACGGCACCGAGTGCCGCCGCCGCGTTTGCTTCTTCGCGCACACCCCCGACCAGCTCCGCGTGCTGCATACGCCGCCGTCATCTCCGCTGCAGAGCGCGACGGCACCGGAGTCCTACGACGGATCGCCTCTGCGCCACCAGTCCTGTTTGCAGTCCTACTTTTCCAGAAGCCTCGTCTCTTCGCCGACTTCGATACTCAACTCGTCGCCCAAGTCTTCGCCGACAGAGTCTCCTCCGATTTCGCCGAGCGGCGGCAAGCTGCGGCGGGCGTCGTGGCCGGCGAGCTCGGGTGTGAACGAGATTGCGGCGTCGCTGAGGCAGTTGCAGCTGAACAGAGCAGACTCTATGCCGAGTTCGAAGGAGCTGCATATGGGAAACAGTACTGGCTTCATCTCCCGGCCGGGAGCGCTTGCTAGATTCAATACTGTTTTCCGTAGCCTGCCGACGACTCCGACGGGCGTAACCGCTGGTTGGCCGGAGGAAATATCCCCGGTGGAGAGAGTGGAGTCGGGGCGAGCGCTGCGAGCGAAGATGTTCGACAGACTGACTAAAGATCACATCTTAAACAAAGCAGAAGCTACAATGGACGTGGAATGGGTCTCCGAGCTGCTAAATAGTTGAAATTTAGCAGAGAAACATATGAACAATTTGACGGTAAAAAGCTTGAATTTTGAAGGTAGTATCATTGCCCTTTTTCATGGAAGATGAATATTTGAATCTCCAGAACGGGAGATAAAGAAGAATTTGGTAGCTGAAGCGGTTCTTTTGCTTCTCATGGGCGAAGAACGGAGGAAGGATTAGTCCGGTTTGAAATAAATGGAGTCAATTTGCATCGTATATAGAATTAGAGGTTTGATCGAAGCTGCTGTAGCACTCTCTGCAGATTTCTGTATTCTGATTCCCTGGATGTTCTAAATGTCATTTCAGTTGACTGCTAAGCGTTCGTTTGGCATATTGCGTTGTAAATTAACCGCAAATTGAGATTGTAAATGTTAAAATTTCTTATCCAATGGATTTCACATGTTTGTCCTTATCCTCCACGTGGCATGGCGTGGCGTGGTTGTAATCTTGGATTCGAAAATATGCTCTGCATGATTAAACATAATAGATaattagaaaggaaaaataataataataatataaatttacgATTTTTAATACTAATAACAATAAAATTTGTGATCATGGTAACTGAATtatcacaataaaataaaattagtaaaaaaaaaaaagcatattATTTATAAccacaaaatataaaaaattattgtaaCGAACAAGGCCCTATAAGGTCTCATGATGATAGAGCTTAGGTTTGTCATATTTAACTATtgactattattattatttttagttgatgatatcataattttgaaagcacGAATCCAGCCAAATTTGGTCAGTGACCAAGTGTTAATCTTGTGagttttttgtttgtttatttatttgtttgaaaACTTGATCATTTCCCTTCTTCATCCATAACTATAGCTTGATTTGACTTGCATAGTGCTCATGAAGTTCGTTGTCAGGACTCGGGAAACATAacaaacttttcatttacttataaGCAGTCTCGTTGCCAGTCTCACAGCACAAGGAGCTCCAAAATTGTAATGTATACACAGAACTAGAGAATTAATATGGGTACGAGCACTCTTAACTATTTTCACATTCTTTGCTTGCTATGACACAACATCTATAGGATCGCTGATAAATTGCTTCTGTAACATCTATAGGTTTCCTAATTGCAACATATTCAACATGCAATACTTCAGATGGCACCATTGCCGATCCGGGAATCATCTGTCGCATGCTCATCGTGATCATGGTTCTTGTTGGCTGCATCCAGAAAGAAGTGAtgtgatgcctcatcttcctttttGGCGTCCTCAACATGCTCATGACTGAGAAAGCTAGGTTGATTAGTTGAGGAAAGCAGTCTTGCCCACATCCTATCTGTTATCACAACCTTCTTGCATCTCTCGGTTATCCTCTGTGACATTGAGACAAAAATCATTTTAGCAATGTTGATCAGCTTCTGAACTTTCAATCACAACTTTTAGTTTCGAATGAGGATTTGGTGTGAATTAGTATTAGTTGCATCTCACAATGATTAAGCAAACAAGACTTACGTGGAAGGGTATGTAAGCGTGTCTTCCGTTAACAGGCCCAACAATGAAGCCGGTGTATCCGGCCATAGCACCATGTATGGCACTATGGGCAAGCAATGTGCAGTAGACATTATCTGATGCATTACTTGGAACTGCACGAATCATATATGTAGGATCTACAAAATGAAACATGTAATAAGTAATCATATAAGTATTAAGcagttagcaaaaaaaaaaaaaaggatacagAAGATTATTCATAGCTAAAGTACCTATATACTTGAGAGTTATGGACATCTTATGGTTTGAAAAGTGATCCTGAGACAGAAAATCAGTGTCTTTAGAGATATGGCAAGATTCAGAAAACAATGCTTGAAAACTAGTAAAATTATTGGTCTTTCAGGTACGATTAACACTACATTAGGGAAAACTCTCTGATTTATTTTTGAGAAGTTGTAGAACCAAAACTAAGCATTAGTAACCATCTAGAATGAGGATTTTATCTCAGTGTATTTAAGGATGTACTTAAAAGTAAATCCTACCTTTATCTTTTGTGACAACCAAAGACCAACATCAAGTAAAAGCTTATTGCCAGAAGCATCTTGATGGTCCATGGATTGCATGCTTTTGGCAATAAGATCTTGTCCTGCA is from Zingiber officinale cultivar Zhangliang chromosome 7B, Zo_v1.1, whole genome shotgun sequence and encodes:
- the LOC122005050 gene encoding zinc finger CCCH domain-containing protein 2-like, whose product is MMVGRGISFLNPTVHVPPVVVLDDLAAGNFLSSPLPVSGVTAAGDCLPFDEVTLAAMQFYLDREEGAGSVTDAPPVVDAYASDEFRMYDFKVKLCGRGRSHDWAECPFAHPGEKARRRDLRKHCYSGAPCPDFRKPDGCKRGDGCELAHGVFECWLHPDRYRTQPCKDGTECRRRVCFFAHTPDQLRVLHTPPSSPLQSATAPESYDGSPLRHQSCLQSYFSRSLVSSPTSILNSSPKSSPTESPPISPSGGKLRRASWPASSGVNEIAASLRQLQLNRADSMPSSKELHMGNSTGFISRPGALARFNTVFRSLPTTPTGVTAGWPEEISPVERVESGRALRAKMFDRLTKDHILNKAEATMDVEWVSELLNS